From candidate division WOR-3 bacterium, the proteins below share one genomic window:
- a CDS encoding cation:proton antiporter — translation MGGVHFLDESHILLFLLQIFVLLSSAKLLGLIFSRLKQPTVTADILVGIIWGPTIIGRLFPNFFGALFPDDIIQRNMLETIAWTGILLLLLSTGLEVNFSSIWKQKKKAAKISSFDIFLPMIISGIFIYFLPSKYLVDPDNRILFTVFLSTIMTISALPVAIRAMKDMNLLKTDMGFLVISCLSINDIIGWMIFTIVLGIFSHGSFDIVFTLKIAGATLLFTVAALTAGRHVISFIVTQIKKRTHDNSGYALTAVVLTGLAFGAMTQRIGIHALFGFFIAGMIAGEAKDLSEKTRTTISHIVHAVFVPLFFVNIGLKFDILANLDLFLVAFMSLIGIIARFLAAYIGTIFARTPRQNRATIAVLHTPGGEMHIVISTLAVELGLITQSVYVAIIAGAIISSIILGPWLSFVVGKRYRGQGVLKFSRKGIIEDLGVEEKFKALEILCASASDICGLEKSLILNEVSAREELVSTALEEGIAVPHARMKELKKPVVVFGKSETGIDWDSPDGKPSQLVFLILTPQDDVDMQIQILSFIARSMSKVGIRELILKIKDYATTKEILEDVFKDLIVERSVLDNKLAE, via the coding sequence TTGGGCGGAGTTCACTTTCTTGACGAAAGTCATATTCTCCTGTTTCTTTTACAGATTTTTGTTCTTCTTTCTTCGGCGAAATTATTAGGTCTTATTTTTTCCCGCTTGAAACAACCTACGGTTACTGCGGATATACTTGTAGGTATAATTTGGGGGCCGACTATAATAGGACGCTTGTTCCCAAATTTTTTCGGCGCTTTGTTCCCTGACGACATAATACAACGCAACATGCTTGAGACTATCGCGTGGACGGGAATTCTTTTACTTCTTCTTTCTACAGGACTCGAAGTGAACTTTTCAAGTATTTGGAAACAAAAGAAAAAAGCGGCGAAGATTTCTTCGTTCGACATCTTTCTTCCGATGATAATAAGCGGGATTTTCATATATTTTCTGCCGTCGAAATATCTGGTTGATCCGGACAACAGGATTCTGTTCACGGTTTTTTTGAGCACTATTATGACAATAAGCGCTTTGCCCGTAGCAATAAGAGCTATGAAGGACATGAACCTGCTGAAGACGGACATGGGATTTCTAGTCATCTCCTGCCTTTCAATTAACGACATCATCGGCTGGATGATATTCACCATTGTCCTCGGAATATTTTCTCACGGATCGTTCGACATTGTTTTTACGCTGAAAATAGCCGGCGCGACACTATTGTTCACTGTTGCCGCTTTGACTGCCGGCAGGCACGTCATTTCTTTTATAGTTACGCAGATAAAGAAAAGAACACACGATAATTCAGGCTATGCCTTGACTGCTGTCGTCCTCACAGGACTCGCTTTCGGCGCAATGACGCAAAGAATAGGAATTCACGCTCTTTTCGGTTTTTTTATAGCCGGAATGATAGCGGGAGAGGCTAAAGATCTTTCGGAAAAGACGAGGACGACTATATCGCACATAGTTCACGCAGTTTTTGTGCCCCTGTTTTTTGTCAACATAGGCTTGAAATTCGATATACTTGCAAATCTCGATTTATTTCTCGTCGCATTTATGTCTCTCATCGGTATAATCGCTAGATTTTTGGCGGCATACATTGGGACCATTTTCGCCAGAACACCAAGGCAAAACAGAGCCACCATAGCGGTTCTCCACACACCTGGCGGAGAGATGCACATTGTAATAAGCACTCTGGCCGTGGAGCTCGGTCTTATAACGCAAAGCGTCTATGTAGCTATAATTGCCGGTGCGATCATTTCTTCAATAATTTTAGGGCCATGGCTGTCGTTTGTAGTCGGAAAAAGATACAGAGGACAAGGCGTTTTAAAATTTTCAAGAAAAGGCATCATCGAAGACCTTGGCGTAGAGGAAAAATTCAAAGCTCTTGAAATACTATGTGCGTCCGCTTCGGATATCTGCGGACTTGAAAAATCATTGATACTGAATGAAGTCTCTGCCCGAGAAGAACTTGTCAGTACGGCTTTAGAGGAGGGTATAGCAGTTCCGCACGCGAGAATGAAAGAATTGAAGAAGCCTGTAGTTGTTTTCGGTAAAAGTGAAACCGGCATAGACTGGGATTCCCCAGACGGAAAACCTTCTCAGCTCGTTTTCCTTATCCTGACGCCTCAGGACGACGTCGACATGCAGATACAAATCCTTTCTTTTATAGCAAGATCAATGTCCAAAGTCGGTATAAGGGAGTTAATTCTGAAAATCAAGGATTACGCGACCACAAAAGAAATTCTTGAGGACGTGTTCAAAGATCTTATTGTAGAGAGATCTGTATTAGACAATAAACTGGCTGAATAA
- a CDS encoding nitroreductase family protein, with protein MNDVLQTIKRRRSIRAYKKEQIKQEELDRIIEAGMYAPSGHNTQPWYFTVIQDRKIIDLINVEAKKFMSSLDNEWIKNAGKNPEYDITYKAPTLIVISGKKDAITYKIDCCAATQNMLIAAESLNIGSIWLGFVLFGLKDEVNKKICIPEGYEPLYSIALGYKAMDTQPEAPKRNLDLVNYIR; from the coding sequence ATGAATGATGTACTTCAGACTATAAAGAGAAGAAGAAGTATAAGAGCTTATAAAAAAGAACAGATAAAGCAGGAGGAACTTGACCGGATTATAGAGGCCGGCATGTACGCTCCTTCAGGTCACAATACTCAACCCTGGTATTTCACTGTAATTCAGGACAGAAAAATAATTGATCTGATAAATGTTGAAGCAAAAAAGTTCATGTCGTCTCTTGACAATGAATGGATTAAAAATGCCGGTAAAAATCCTGAATATGACATTACTTACAAAGCGCCGACGCTAATTGTGATTTCGGGGAAAAAAGACGCCATAACATATAAAATTGACTGTTGTGCTGCAACGCAGAACATGTTGATAGCGGCTGAAAGCCTCAATATAGGTTCAATTTGGCTGGGATTTGTGCTTTTCGGTTTAAAAGATGAAGTTAATAAAAAAATCTGCATTCCGGAAGGATACGAACCGCTTTATTCAATCGCTCTCGGATACAAAGCAATGGATACACAACCGGAAGCGCCGAAAAGGAATCTTGACCTTGTCAATTATATTCGCTAG
- the modA gene encoding molybdate ABC transporter substrate-binding protein, protein MKLKSLFFVFSIVSISVLSFTGCEKKTESIQVAVAANYTQPFGEIEAAFEKETGIEIEATFTSSGNLYNQIINGAPYDIFFSADEERPESLFSAGLSEKPFIYARGKVVLWSADANFADSGDWKSAMARENISKIALANPETAPYGTSALIALESAGLAETVSDRIVTAQTIAQAFQYASTEAVDAGFCAYSSVFSSEGEKGSYFFVEEAPPVIQSACLLVRTENRRAVEEFIKFLSSNEVNQINVRYGYE, encoded by the coding sequence ATGAAATTAAAATCGTTATTTTTTGTATTTTCAATTGTCAGTATTTCTGTTCTATCATTTACCGGTTGTGAAAAAAAAACTGAAAGTATTCAGGTCGCGGTCGCGGCAAACTACACTCAGCCCTTCGGTGAGATTGAAGCCGCTTTTGAGAAAGAGACCGGTATAGAAATAGAGGCGACGTTCACATCCTCAGGAAACCTTTATAATCAGATAATCAACGGTGCTCCTTACGACATTTTTTTCTCTGCCGACGAAGAAAGACCGGAATCTCTTTTCAGCGCAGGGCTTTCGGAAAAACCTTTTATATATGCCCGCGGCAAAGTAGTGCTCTGGTCGGCTGACGCGAATTTCGCGGATTCCGGAGACTGGAAATCAGCCATGGCAAGGGAAAATATATCAAAAATTGCTTTGGCCAATCCTGAAACTGCTCCATACGGGACTTCTGCTTTGATAGCTTTGGAATCTGCAGGATTAGCCGAAACTGTGTCAGATAGAATTGTAACTGCCCAGACGATCGCCCAGGCCTTTCAGTACGCATCCACTGAAGCAGTGGACGCCGGTTTCTGCGCTTACTCTTCTGTTTTTTCCTCCGAAGGAGAGAAGGGAAGTTATTTCTTCGTTGAAGAAGCTCCTCCCGTCATACAATCCGCCTGTTTGCTTGTCAGAACTGAAAACAGAAGAGCGGTCGAAGAGTTTATTAAATTTTTGTCGTCGAATGAAGTAAATCAAATAAATGTCAGATACGGTTACGAATAG
- a CDS encoding ATP-binding cassette domain-containing protein: MSLSVSLKKKLYHYVIDLSFSCEEGKIAVLIGPSGSGKTTVVRMLAGLEKPDTGKISVSDDVWFDSSAKRFLSPQKRRTGYVFQDYTLFPHLSLFDNAAFAAVDKKEVYDLFDAFKISHISDRKPYQVSGGERQRCAFCQALARKPKILLLDEPFSALDFVTRRSLREELKKLKQSLSVPIVYVTHDINEALFLADEMLPIVDGKIDKEWDQQLLNTEADEGKVNKAAREPKLALAY, translated from the coding sequence ATGTCATTAAGCGTATCTTTAAAGAAGAAACTTTACCATTATGTAATTGACTTATCTTTTTCCTGCGAAGAAGGCAAGATAGCAGTGTTGATTGGACCTTCCGGCAGCGGCAAGACAACTGTCGTTCGAATGCTCGCAGGACTCGAAAAACCGGACACGGGAAAAATATCCGTAAGCGATGATGTATGGTTCGATTCTTCCGCCAAGCGGTTTTTATCTCCGCAGAAAAGAAGAACCGGATATGTGTTCCAGGATTACACACTTTTCCCGCACCTCAGTTTATTTGATAATGCTGCGTTTGCCGCCGTCGATAAAAAAGAGGTTTACGACCTTTTTGATGCGTTTAAAATAAGCCATATTTCAGACAGAAAACCTTATCAGGTGTCTGGCGGCGAAAGACAGAGATGCGCCTTCTGTCAGGCGCTCGCGAGAAAACCGAAGATTCTTCTTCTGGACGAGCCGTTCTCTGCCCTGGATTTTGTCACGCGCCGCAGTCTCAGAGAGGAATTGAAAAAATTAAAGCAAAGTCTTTCTGTTCCGATAGTTTATGTCACTCACGACATTAACGAAGCATTGTTCCTCGCGGATGAGATGTTGCCGATTGTTGACGGGAAAATTGACAAGGAATGGGATCAGCAATTATTAAATACAGAAGCAGACGAGGGAAAAGTAAACAAAGCGGCGAGGGAGCCGAAACTGGCATTGGCATACTGA
- a CDS encoding formylmethanofuran dehydrogenase subunit E family protein encodes MNIGKYSYEEYIRLVESFHGSLAPGLLIGGFIIDLAMKNLPEGDFFDAICETQSCLPDAVQILTPCTIGNGWLKVFDFGKFAVTLYEKKSGNGVRVYLDAEKLINWPEINSWFFKLKPKKDQDKDLLLFQIKEAGQNILSRQNVLVDSKKLTRERGGPSGICPVCKEAYPVKHGDKCKNCSGESPYLKVYPRKDI; translated from the coding sequence GTGAACATAGGGAAATACTCATACGAAGAATATATCAGACTGGTCGAATCTTTTCACGGCAGTCTGGCTCCCGGTTTGCTGATAGGCGGCTTTATTATTGATTTAGCCATGAAAAATCTTCCCGAAGGAGATTTTTTTGACGCCATTTGCGAAACTCAGTCATGTCTTCCCGACGCCGTTCAGATACTCACTCCTTGTACAATAGGCAACGGATGGCTGAAAGTTTTTGATTTTGGAAAATTTGCCGTTACATTATATGAAAAAAAATCCGGCAACGGCGTGAGAGTTTATCTTGATGCGGAAAAATTGATAAATTGGCCTGAAATCAACAGTTGGTTTTTTAAGCTTAAACCAAAAAAAGATCAAGACAAAGATCTTTTGCTGTTTCAGATCAAAGAAGCCGGCCAAAATATTCTAAGCCGGCAAAATGTGCTTGTCGATTCGAAAAAATTGACAAGAGAAAGAGGCGGTCCCTCAGGAATTTGCCCGGTTTGTAAAGAAGCATATCCCGTCAAACACGGAGACAAATGCAAAAATTGCTCCGGTGAATCACCGTATTTAAAAGTATATCCCCGAAAAGACATATAG
- the nuoF gene encoding NADH-quinone oxidoreductase subunit NuoF, whose product MKTETKENFEKITGKYPKPESALLPVMQHLQKKNGNYMSPALIEKISRITGVSKSRVFSIATYYSMFNTVPVGKYHLQVDTCVPGYLHGADKIVKYLSSKLGINVGETTKNGMFTLSTVQDLASCATGPVIQVNDRYFENMTVSKTEKLIESLKKGKIPEKSSKMRVVSECNILLNDRSKKDCRTLSYYKSNGGYEALTKALNMRPEEVVNEVKEAQIRGRGGAGFPAGTKWSFLPKNDPRPVYLICNADEGEPGTFKDRQIMEFNPHLLIEGIAICVHAIKAAKAFVYIRGEFSWIADILETAIEEAKNDGQIKHIDIVVHRGAGSYVCGDETAQIESLEGKRGNPRSKPPFPANFGLYGCPTVVNNVETLSCVPYIVGKGAAEFKKIGTKDNYGPKIFGVSGHVSNPGVFEYPLGTKLSVILKAAGGVKGKMKAIIVGGLSVPVLTAKEAKNLLLDYDSCAKAGTALGSGGIIVINDTVSIPALALRTMEFYHHESCGQCTPCREGSLVIVNKLRDIVEGRGSKSDIDLIVNLCSNIKGLTLCPTGEAFSLPIKAMVEKFRSEFEALVNN is encoded by the coding sequence ATGAAAACAGAGACGAAAGAGAATTTTGAGAAAATAACCGGCAAATATCCGAAGCCGGAATCGGCTTTGTTGCCGGTTATGCAGCATTTACAGAAAAAAAACGGCAATTACATGAGTCCGGCGTTGATTGAAAAAATATCACGTATTACCGGAGTGAGCAAAAGCCGTGTTTTCAGCATCGCCACATATTATTCGATGTTCAATACGGTTCCGGTGGGGAAATATCACCTTCAGGTTGATACTTGTGTTCCCGGCTATCTTCACGGTGCAGATAAAATAGTAAAATATCTCAGTTCAAAACTCGGAATAAATGTCGGTGAAACCACAAAAAACGGAATGTTCACATTGTCCACGGTTCAGGACCTGGCTTCATGCGCAACGGGTCCGGTGATACAGGTCAACGACAGGTATTTCGAAAATATGACAGTAAGTAAAACTGAAAAGCTTATTGAATCTCTGAAAAAAGGCAAAATACCGGAAAAAAGCTCAAAGATGAGAGTCGTTTCGGAGTGCAATATACTTTTGAACGATCGTTCCAAAAAGGATTGCCGCACTTTATCATATTATAAGTCCAACGGCGGGTACGAAGCGCTGACAAAAGCCCTGAATATGAGGCCCGAAGAAGTTGTAAATGAAGTTAAAGAGGCTCAAATCCGCGGAAGAGGAGGAGCCGGTTTTCCTGCAGGAACCAAGTGGTCATTTCTTCCAAAAAATGATCCGCGCCCTGTTTACCTTATTTGCAATGCCGACGAAGGGGAACCCGGAACCTTCAAAGACAGGCAGATCATGGAATTTAATCCCCATTTGCTTATTGAGGGTATAGCCATCTGCGTTCACGCGATTAAAGCGGCCAAAGCATTTGTCTACATAAGAGGGGAATTTTCCTGGATAGCCGATATCCTCGAAACGGCAATTGAAGAAGCCAAAAATGACGGTCAGATAAAACACATAGACATAGTGGTTCACAGAGGCGCAGGTTCATACGTGTGCGGAGACGAAACCGCACAGATTGAATCATTGGAGGGGAAAAGAGGAAATCCGAGATCCAAGCCGCCTTTCCCTGCGAACTTCGGTCTCTACGGATGCCCGACAGTTGTCAACAATGTCGAAACTTTATCTTGTGTTCCATACATTGTCGGAAAAGGAGCGGCCGAATTTAAAAAAATCGGAACAAAAGACAACTACGGACCCAAAATATTCGGAGTTTCCGGACACGTCAGCAATCCCGGCGTGTTCGAATATCCTCTTGGCACAAAACTCAGCGTTATTCTCAAGGCGGCGGGAGGAGTGAAAGGGAAAATGAAAGCGATAATCGTCGGAGGACTTTCTGTGCCTGTTCTCACAGCCAAAGAGGCAAAGAACCTTTTGCTCGATTACGATTCATGCGCTAAAGCCGGGACTGCTTTGGGTTCGGGCGGAATAATAGTGATTAACGACACTGTGTCTATACCTGCTTTAGCCCTGAGAACCATGGAGTTTTATCACCACGAATCCTGCGGACAGTGTACGCCCTGCAGAGAAGGTTCTCTCGTAATTGTCAACAAACTGCGCGACATAGTCGAAGGCAGAGGGTCAAAATCAGACATAGACCTTATTGTTAATCTTTGTTCGAACATAAAAGGGCTGACTCTTTGCCCAACCGGTGAAGCGTTTTCCTTACCCATAAAAGCCATGGTAGAAAAATTCAGGTCAGAGTTTGAGGCTCTGGTGAATAATTGA
- the fdhF gene encoding formate dehydrogenase subunit alpha — translation MSKKMIIDGREITFEGDKTILQVARENDIYIPSLCYHTKIGPASMCRICVVEVEGMRGLQTSCSLAAADQMKIRTNTETIIESRKMIVNLLLANGNHNCLSCERNGDCELQDAAYHLGIEVPAFLVEQKEEKDESAAFIMRDFGKCIQCGRCIEGCNNLVVNEVLDFGYRGGHTKVVCDEDSPMGDSTCVQCGECVQLCPVGALVDKKGMGKARAWEIEKVRTTCPYCGVGCQLELWVKGDQIVRVKGVDEAKPNQGHLCVKGRYGYDFIYDKDRLTTPLIREKDGKFREADWDEALCLVADKFKQILKESGPDALAAVSCARSINEDSYNMQKLFRSVVGTNNIDHCARTUHAPTVAGLATTFGSGAMTNSFGEFENAKMFFLIGTNMTEAHPVASYFVKRAKKKGAKLIVADPRKHDLAKKADIFAQIKVGSDIAFLNGIMNVLITENLYDKKFVEENCENFEELKKTVMNYPPEKASIISGVPTEKIIEIAKTMASVKPAMLCYTLGITEHTCGKNNVMSTANLQMLLGNMGKESGGVNPLRGQNNVQGACDMAALPNVYPGYQAVTDPKNKEKFEKFWNVSNLSDKVGLMLPDMMAGLPTNKVRAFYIFGENLANSEPNITHVEHELSSAEFIVCNDIFPTETTRFAHVILPAAAWCEDEGTFTNSERRVNRVRKIKEAPGKSKPNWWIFKEIAKRMGHDWQSNSAQEIWDNEISVCAPAYGGIKYNRIEKDGLQWPCPTVEHPGTKFLHKEGKFSRGKGLFKGVEWTPPAEVEDAEYPFVLSTGRRLFHYHTRTQTKRVGLDKILPEETADISLEDAKKMKIKDGEYIKVSSRRGSVKVRAKVTEKIPPGLVWMAFHFREGNANWLTNNVFDPDTKTAEYKACAVKIEKI, via the coding sequence ATGAGCAAAAAAATGATTATCGACGGAAGAGAGATAACCTTTGAAGGTGATAAAACAATACTTCAGGTTGCGAGGGAGAATGATATTTACATTCCATCGCTCTGTTATCATACCAAAATCGGTCCTGCGAGCATGTGCAGAATATGCGTTGTAGAGGTAGAGGGCATGAGAGGACTGCAGACCTCATGTTCGCTGGCGGCGGCAGACCAGATGAAAATCAGGACGAATACTGAAACAATTATTGAATCTCGCAAGATGATAGTCAACCTGCTTTTAGCCAACGGGAATCACAACTGTCTGTCGTGCGAGCGCAACGGAGACTGCGAACTTCAGGACGCCGCTTATCATCTTGGAATTGAAGTACCTGCTTTTTTGGTCGAACAGAAAGAGGAGAAGGACGAAAGCGCCGCGTTCATAATGAGAGATTTCGGCAAGTGTATTCAGTGCGGACGCTGTATAGAGGGATGTAACAATCTTGTGGTCAATGAAGTTCTTGATTTTGGATACAGGGGCGGACACACAAAAGTAGTTTGCGATGAGGACAGTCCGATGGGAGATTCAACGTGCGTTCAGTGCGGGGAATGCGTTCAGTTATGCCCTGTAGGAGCCCTGGTGGACAAAAAAGGCATGGGAAAAGCGCGGGCCTGGGAGATAGAAAAAGTACGAACTACATGTCCATACTGCGGTGTGGGCTGTCAGCTTGAGTTGTGGGTTAAAGGGGATCAGATTGTAAGAGTCAAAGGAGTTGATGAAGCGAAACCGAATCAAGGGCATCTTTGTGTCAAAGGGCGCTACGGTTACGACTTCATTTATGATAAAGACAGACTTACGACTCCTCTGATAAGGGAAAAAGACGGCAAGTTCAGGGAAGCAGACTGGGACGAAGCTCTTTGTCTGGTCGCTGACAAATTCAAGCAGATTTTGAAAGAATCCGGTCCCGATGCTCTCGCTGCTGTCAGCTGTGCGAGGAGCATAAACGAAGACTCCTACAACATGCAGAAGCTTTTCAGGAGCGTCGTAGGCACAAACAACATTGACCATTGCGCACGAACTTGACACGCTCCGACAGTTGCCGGTCTGGCAACTACCTTCGGTTCCGGTGCGATGACAAATTCTTTCGGTGAATTTGAAAACGCCAAGATGTTTTTCCTGATCGGCACAAACATGACGGAAGCGCATCCCGTGGCTTCGTATTTCGTCAAACGCGCAAAGAAAAAAGGCGCAAAGCTTATCGTAGCCGATCCCAGAAAACACGATCTGGCTAAGAAGGCGGACATTTTTGCACAGATAAAGGTGGGTTCGGACATTGCTTTTCTCAATGGCATCATGAATGTTCTGATAACCGAGAATCTCTACGACAAGAAGTTTGTCGAGGAAAACTGCGAGAATTTTGAGGAACTTAAAAAAACGGTCATGAACTATCCGCCCGAAAAAGCCTCAATTATATCCGGTGTTCCCACCGAGAAAATCATAGAAATAGCCAAAACGATGGCGTCTGTCAAACCCGCCATGCTCTGTTACACGCTCGGCATAACAGAACACACATGCGGAAAAAACAACGTCATGTCTACCGCCAACCTCCAGATGCTTTTAGGAAACATGGGCAAAGAAAGCGGCGGAGTGAACCCGCTTCGCGGTCAGAACAATGTCCAGGGCGCCTGCGACATGGCGGCTCTACCGAATGTTTATCCTGGATACCAGGCGGTTACCGATCCGAAAAATAAAGAAAAGTTCGAAAAGTTCTGGAACGTTTCAAATCTTTCTGACAAAGTGGGACTGATGCTTCCCGATATGATGGCCGGACTTCCGACAAATAAAGTCAGGGCTTTCTATATATTCGGCGAGAATCTCGCAAATTCTGAACCTAACATCACACATGTCGAGCATGAACTCTCTTCCGCAGAGTTTATTGTATGCAACGACATATTCCCGACTGAGACCACACGGTTTGCCCACGTCATACTTCCAGCGGCGGCCTGGTGTGAAGACGAAGGAACATTCACAAATAGCGAAAGACGTGTCAACCGCGTGCGCAAAATCAAGGAAGCTCCCGGAAAATCAAAACCGAACTGGTGGATTTTCAAGGAGATTGCAAAACGCATGGGGCATGACTGGCAGTCCAACAGCGCGCAGGAAATCTGGGACAACGAAATCTCGGTGTGCGCCCCTGCTTACGGCGGGATAAAATATAACCGAATAGAAAAAGACGGACTTCAGTGGCCATGCCCGACAGTGGAACATCCCGGAACGAAGTTTCTCCATAAAGAAGGAAAATTTTCCCGGGGTAAAGGACTGTTCAAAGGTGTCGAATGGACGCCGCCTGCGGAGGTCGAAGATGCTGAATATCCCTTCGTTCTCAGCACTGGGCGCCGACTGTTCCACTATCACACGAGAACACAGACCAAAAGAGTGGGGCTGGACAAGATCCTGCCTGAAGAAACAGCCGACATTTCACTTGAAGACGCAAAAAAAATGAAAATCAAAGACGGTGAGTACATAAAAGTAAGCTCCCGCCGTGGATCGGTGAAAGTCAGGGCGAAAGTGACGGAAAAAATTCCACCCGGTCTGGTCTGGATGGCTTTTCATTTCAGGGAAGGAAATGCGAACTGGCTGACAAACAACGTGTTTGATCCTGACACGAAAACCGCCGAATACAAAGCTTGCGCGGTAAAAATAGAAAAAATCTGA
- a CDS encoding GNAT family N-acetyltransferase has product MKNLVKIVNVDGKNYKEYPEIICFINPKHSSHPLKTGWLKKRFSEGLRIKLLFPENQKRPAGFIEYVPGENAWRAVSAQEYMFIHCLYVYPNKNKGRGYGSKLIEECLQDAKKSGCPGVAVVTSSGPFMADKRLFIKNGFIETEKDGSSNELLVRSFKGAPLPRFNDWKKQLLKYKGINIVYSKQCPWVARLIQEIHASGLDENIKIKELKTPAEAQKAPSLYATFNLIYDGQLLADRYVSMTRLKNILKKENIL; this is encoded by the coding sequence ATGAAGAATTTGGTCAAAATAGTAAATGTCGACGGAAAAAACTACAAAGAATATCCTGAAATAATTTGCTTTATCAATCCTAAACACAGCTCGCACCCTTTGAAAACCGGATGGCTGAAAAAACGATTCTCTGAGGGATTGAGAATTAAACTTTTATTTCCTGAAAATCAAAAAAGACCTGCCGGTTTCATCGAGTACGTTCCCGGAGAGAATGCCTGGCGCGCTGTATCAGCCCAGGAATACATGTTCATTCACTGCCTTTATGTCTACCCTAATAAAAACAAGGGTCGCGGATATGGATCTAAGTTAATAGAAGAGTGTCTTCAGGATGCAAAAAAATCGGGATGCCCGGGTGTTGCTGTCGTGACAAGTTCCGGACCTTTTATGGCTGATAAAAGGCTTTTTATTAAAAACGGCTTCATAGAAACTGAAAAGGACGGTTCCTCGAATGAATTGCTGGTGCGTTCTTTTAAAGGAGCTCCGCTTCCAAGATTTAATGACTGGAAAAAACAGCTGTTAAAATATAAGGGCATTAACATAGTATATTCAAAGCAGTGTCCATGGGTGGCGAGGCTTATTCAGGAAATACACGCATCCGGACTTGACGAGAATATAAAAATTAAAGAACTTAAAACCCCCGCCGAAGCCCAGAAGGCGCCTTCTTTGTACGCGACGTTCAACCTGATTTACGACGGACAACTTCTCGCAGACAGATACGTGTCCATGACAAGATTGAAAAACATTTTAAAAAAAGAAAATATTTTATGA
- the modB gene encoding molybdate ABC transporter permease subunit has protein sequence MDLLPLYVTLKLAFTTTAVLMVLGAPLAYFLAFNRFKGKPFIESFLYLPTALPPTVIGFYLIMAMGPKGFIGRIWEKATGSTLLFTFIAITIATVIYSLPFAVQPMKAAFQKIDTRLIESAKVLGLSEPKVFFKVVLPNSISGIVAAAVLVFIHTMGAFGVIVMVGGSIRGVTKVASIAIYEAVEKMDYSTAGILSLSMIPISFVFLLVVNKLTEKRICH, from the coding sequence ATGGATCTACTGCCTCTATACGTCACACTGAAGCTTGCGTTTACAACAACTGCCGTTTTGATGGTCTTAGGAGCTCCTCTCGCTTATTTTTTGGCTTTCAACAGATTCAAAGGAAAACCGTTCATTGAATCGTTTCTTTATCTTCCGACCGCTTTGCCCCCGACAGTGATAGGATTTTATCTGATAATGGCAATGGGGCCGAAAGGTTTTATAGGCCGTATCTGGGAAAAAGCGACGGGAAGTACTCTTCTTTTTACTTTTATTGCAATTACAATAGCCACTGTGATATACAGCTTGCCTTTCGCGGTTCAGCCGATGAAAGCTGCGTTTCAAAAAATCGACACGAGGCTCATTGAAAGCGCAAAAGTGCTCGGTTTGTCGGAACCGAAAGTTTTTTTCAAAGTTGTCCTGCCGAACAGCATCAGCGGAATCGTCGCTGCAGCAGTCCTTGTTTTCATTCACACAATGGGAGCTTTCGGGGTAATAGTCATGGTCGGAGGAAGCATAAGAGGCGTCACGAAGGTTGCATCTATAGCTATTTACGAAGCGGTTGAAAAGATGGATTACTCGACCGCGGGAATTTTGTCTTTGAGCATGATCCCGATAAGTTTTGTGTTTTTACTGGTTGTCAATAAACTTACTGAAAAAAGAATATGTCATTAA